The Candidatus Poribacteria bacterium genome contains the following window.
CGGCGCTTGCCATCGCGCCCGAAGAGTCCGAGGGTCACTACGAAGTGCCCCGCGTCATCGAGTGATTGCGAGAACCGAGCGTATGCCATCCGATGCCCTTTGCGACCGCACGGCGCATGAGATCGGCGACCTGATCCGCTCGCGGCAGGCGTCCGCTGTCGAAGTGACCGAGTCCGTCCTGAGCCGCATCCGCAGCGCGAACGGCGATATCAACGCCTATCTGACCCTCATGGAGGACTCCGCGCTGGCGACGGCGAGAGACGTCGATGCGCGGATCGGCAGAGGCGAGAGCCTACCGCCGCTGGCGGGCGTTCCCGTCGGACTAAAGGACATCCTCTGCGTCGAGGGCGTCCGAACGACCTGCGCCTCGAAGATCCTGGAGTCCTTCATCGCCCCGTACGACGCCACCGTCGTCGCCAAGCTGAAGGCGCAGCGCGCCGTGCTGGTCGGCAAGCTGAACATGGACGAGTTCGCGATGGGCTCATCCAACGAGAACTCGGCGTTCGGCGTGGTGCGGAACCCGTGGGATCGCACGCGCGCTCCGGGCGGCTCCAGCGGGGGTTCCGCCGCCGCCGTCGCATCGGGCATGGCGGCGTTGACGCTCGGATCGGATACGGGCGGGTCGATTCGCCAGCCGGCGTCGCTCTGCGGCATCGTCGGGATGAAGCCCACCTACGGGCGCGTCTCCCGGTTCGGGCTGATCGCCTTCGCCTCGTCGCTCGACCAGATCGGGCCCTTCGCGCGCAATGTCACCGACACGGCGCTCATGCTCGGAGCCATCAGCGGGCACGACCCCTACGATTCCACGTCTGCCGATCTGCCGGTTCCCGACTACACGCAATCGCTCATCCCCGACGTGAAGGGCTTGCGGATCGGTATCCCGCGCGAGTACTTCATCGACGGGATGGACCCGGAGGTCGAGGCTTCCGTCCGCGCGGCGGTTCGCCAGTTCGAGGCGTTGGGAGCCGAGGTCGAGGAGTGCTCCCTGCCGCACACGGAGTATGCCGTCGCCGTCTACTACATCGTCGCCACGGCGGAGGCGAGCTCGAACCTCGCGCGGTACGACGGCGTGCGCTACGGGTTCCGCGCCGATGACGCGCGCGGACTGATCGACATGTACCGCAAGACGCGGAGCCAGGGCTTCGGTCCCGAAGTGAAGCGGCGTATCATGCTGGGAACCTACGCTCTCAGCTCCGGCTACTACGACGCCTACTACCTCAAGGCGCAGAAGGTCCGCACGCTCGTCAAACGCGACTTCGACGAGGCGTTCGAGCGGTTCGATCTCATCGTCACGCCGACGTCGCCGACGGCGGCGTTCGGGCTGGGCGAAAAGACCGACGACCCGCTCCAGATGTACCTGTCCGACATCTTCACGATCTCGGCGAACCTGGCAGGCATCCCCGGTATCTCGATCCCCTGTGGGTCCACGTCCGGGAGCCTGCCGATCGGCGTGCAGGTTCTCGCGAAGCCGTTCGATGAGCCGTCGTTGCTGCGCGCGGCGTTTGCGTTCGAGCAATCGACCGACTACCATACGCGCCGACCGAGGCTTGGGGAAGGTTCCGCATGAACGAATCGTCGATGCGGCAGTGGTTCGGCGCGTTGGCGGCGCTCGCTCCCGCCGTCGGCGGAGCGCTGCTCCTGGCGCGTCTGCTGGCGACCAATCGGGGCGTGTTCCCCGGAGGCGTCTTCCTCATGGGCATCCTGTGCGGCGCGGTCGTCCTCTACGTCACGAAGTCGAGGGGATGGGGCAGCATCGTGCCGGCTGGGATCGCCGCCATCCTCGGGATCGCGCTGACGTTCATCCTCAACGCCAAGTGGAACACCGCAGGACATCTGGCTGACCAACTGGCGGAGCAGCACTCGATCGACCGCTCCATCGCGCTCCAGCAGGCGCAAACGATGCTCGGCGGCGAATCGCTGTGGAGCCTGATGCGGAGCAACTGGCATTCCGTCTGGGCGCTGGCGGGTCTTTTCGCCGTGCTGGGAACCTTCCTGACGATCAAGAGCCGTCTCTTCGGACGGCTGCTGCGCGTCCCGAACGTCCCCGAAGGCGGAAGCTGACTGACGTCCTAGAAGCCTCGGCGAGGCAAACGGGTGGGTATGGACTACGAAGTCGTCATCGGCATCGAGATACACGCGGAGCTGCGGACGCAGAGCAAGCTGTTCACCTACTCCGCGAACCAGTTCGGCGGCGAACCGAACACCCGCGTCGATCCCATCACGTTGGGGCTTCCGGGCGTTCTTCCGGTTCTCAACGAGACCGCGTTCGAATACGCCGTCATGGCGGGGCTCGCCCTCGGCTGCTCCATCGCCCCGTACAGCAAGTTCGACCGCAAGCACTACTTCTACCCCGACCTGCCCAAGGGCTACCAGATTTCGCAGTACGATCTGCCCCTCTGCCTCGACGGCGGCATCGCGTTCGACGTCGACGACGAGGAGCGGTTCTGCCGCATCCGGCGCGTCCACCTCGAAGAGGACGCCGGCAAGCTCGTCCACGCGGAGGGATTGGCAGACGCGAGCTGGGTGGACTTCAACCGCGCGGGCGTGCCGCTCATCGAGATCGTCGGCGAGCCCGACCTGCGCTCGCCAGCCGAAGCCATCGCCTACTGGCGCGCCGTCAAGGAGATCCTCGAATACCTCGGCGTCAGCGACTGCAACATGGACGAGGGCTCTTACCGCTGCGACGCGAATATCTCGCTGCGTCCCGTCGGGGAATCCGAGCTGGGCACCCGCGCCGAGCTCAAGAACATGAACTC
Protein-coding sequences here:
- the gatA gene encoding Asp-tRNA(Asn)/Glu-tRNA(Gln) amidotransferase subunit GatA, giving the protein MPSDALCDRTAHEIGDLIRSRQASAVEVTESVLSRIRSANGDINAYLTLMEDSALATARDVDARIGRGESLPPLAGVPVGLKDILCVEGVRTTCASKILESFIAPYDATVVAKLKAQRAVLVGKLNMDEFAMGSSNENSAFGVVRNPWDRTRAPGGSSGGSAAAVASGMAALTLGSDTGGSIRQPASLCGIVGMKPTYGRVSRFGLIAFASSLDQIGPFARNVTDTALMLGAISGHDPYDSTSADLPVPDYTQSLIPDVKGLRIGIPREYFIDGMDPEVEASVRAAVRQFEALGAEVEECSLPHTEYAVAVYYIVATAEASSNLARYDGVRYGFRADDARGLIDMYRKTRSQGFGPEVKRRIMLGTYALSSGYYDAYYLKAQKVRTLVKRDFDEAFERFDLIVTPTSPTAAFGLGEKTDDPLQMYLSDIFTISANLAGIPGISIPCGSTSGSLPIGVQVLAKPFDEPSLLRAAFAFEQSTDYHTRRPRLGEGSA